One region of Sus scrofa isolate TJ Tabasco breed Duroc chromosome 3, Sscrofa11.1, whole genome shotgun sequence genomic DNA includes:
- the C3H2orf78 gene encoding uncharacterized protein C2orf78 homolog, giving the protein MPVGPKEPEVANYGQRNCSQRLKEESHSAILRSHLVSAVDVSSSFLNMSENFQNASVLGTLNSLQLSLPVVSNAASLTGSVCNFSRVSAPAVSSAWLLPSVSGTSFQPLMGNAYLYQHSSTTMLSGVTGQNQMSTSAASYPGIFEWNITGSTEKKSSSLGDFTVTVMGQDTTVSSMSMAAQYDKTSDANSMVSLYPSFSASLVQGAPSQTPDQGHGLSLPHQEGSQVYYYHQGTLGSLLAGELGPCLPSYGPVSYTGSRASAPQPEMVMVLKEVEPANILPPASTPGIYYSVYAQPITETSFQVMENSLGLQPPSQTFCLSQTPEFPKSCSSRNIQVLDPPPELGDISMIAQVQSSSNLLALPPAPSQEQTENKSLDDIKPKQPSFLDAYQIPIENLDPPLLPLEIPDIHHLLACIDPLGQEEKPGSEKSALRNNSLSLEDLGTLENGIESNSGFADIATLVEDIQLPQLFTPLEDLDQSNSPKVIKATDTRAIQVNQVQEKSGVLKAPSDRPRKNKHKASEPIDGAPEAKIQPKNPECLLGGEVVICNAVISDGGLENMAKPSNSKPQKAASNRISKARSHGQEKTKRPRENNSKKAEESKQSGNKVKAEEKPTIPRRKRKKNQPDLSQENFKKPRSCLGMHMLESVQVFHALGKKTDKKIRFASSHALGNSSNLKDSQPSTAIKPWLETPCKGKGAEKTQIKAQKPDGNAEKECPSSSQYELPPPGKVKLVPLPFPNLDKPQARPVPRRPQSLASHRPAMACPSQPGSTNSAQPTAANPSRPASASLPGPAKPGWPVVTNPTQPSVPQAAGPRPVPYKTSSCTSLQREPAPPAVTKHQAPPKPQNQFLLQDFCFQPIPWRKPNVPEPVMSKLITKEQRPEREAMKRKAQQERENAAKYTSLGKVQFFIEREKDMEIARYYGYAV; this is encoded by the exons ATGCCTGTGGGGCCCAAGGAGCCAGAGGTAGCAAATTATGGGCAAAGGAATTGCAGTCAAAGGCTGAAAGAGGAAAG CCACTCAGCCATCCTTCGGTCTCATCTAGTATCTGCAGTTgatgtttcctcttcttttctgaacATGTCAG aaaatttccaaaatgccTCTGTGCTTGGAACTCTAAATTCTCTCCAGCTCTCCCTTCCTGTGGTGAGCAATGCAGCTTCCCTAACAGGAAGCGTCTGCAACTTCTCCAGAGTCTCTGCTCCAGCCGTCAGTTCAGCCTGGCTGCTGCCATCAGTCTCTGGCACCTCTTTCCAGCCACTCATGGGTAATGCCTACCTTTACCAACATTCTAGCACAACTATGTTGTCTGGAGTTACTGGCCAGAACCAGATGTCCACTTCAGCTGCTTCCTATCCAGGTATTTTTGAGTGGAACATCACAGGAAGCACTGAAAAGAAGTCTTCTTCACTCGGAGACTTCACTGTGACAGTCATGGGCCAAGACACAACTGTCTCTTCCATGTCTATGGCAGCCCAGTATGACAAAACTTCAGATGCCAATAGCATGGTCTCTCTGTATCCATCATTTTCTGCCAGCCTTGTCCAGGGAGCACCATCGCAGACTCCAGATCAGGGACATGGCCTGTCACTTCCCCACCAGGAGGGAAGCCAAGTATATTACTATCACCAAGGCACACTGGGGTCTTTACTGGCTGGAGAACTTGGCCCCTGCCTGCCATCCTATGGCCCTGTGTCATACACAGGAAGTAGGGCCTCTGCCCCTCAACCAGAAATGGTAATGGTACTAAAGGAGGTTGAGCCTGCAAATATCCTACCACCGGCTTCTACCCCTGGAATCTACTACTCTGTGTATGCTCAACCCATCACAGAAACAAGCTTTCAAG TGATGGAGAATTCCCTGGGACTGCAACCTCCAAGTCAAACATTTTGTTTGTCACAAACTCCAGAATTCCCCAAGTCCTGCAGTAGCAGGAACATCCAGGTTCTTGACCCACCACCTGAACTTGGGGACATTTCAATGATAGCTCAAGTCCAGAGTTCCAGCAATCTCCTGGCACTGCCTCCGGCTCCAAGCCAGGAACAAACAGAGAATAAGAGCTTGGATGATATCAAACCCAAGCAACCAAGCTTTCTGGATGCCTACCAGATCCCAATAGAGAACTTAGATCCTCCACTACTCCCTTTAGAAATTCCTGATATACACCATCTCCTGGCCTGCATTGATCCCCTTGGCCAAGAGGAGAAGCCTGGCTCTGAAAAGTCTGCCCTGCGAAATAATAGCCTGAGTCTTGAGGACCTAGGGACACTTGAAAATGGGATTGAATCTAACAGTGGTTTTGCAGACATCGCCACATTGGTGGAGGATATACAACTTCCCCAGCTCTTTACTCCTTTGGAAGACCTCGATCAGTCTAACAGTCCCAAGGTAATCAAAGCCACCGATACCAGAGCCATTCAGGTGAATCAGGTGCAGGAAAAGTCAGGTGTCCTAAAGGCTCCCTCTGATCGACCCAGGAAGAACAAACATAAGGCCTCGGAACCTATTGACGGTGCTCCCGAGGCCAAAATCCAGCCAAAGAACCCAGAGTGCCTGTTAGGGGGAGAAGTGGTTATTTGTAATGCCGTAATCAGTGATGGGGGTCTTGAGAACATGGCCAAGCCTTCTAACAGCAAACCTCAGAAAGCTGCCTCCAACAGGATCAGCAAAGCTAGGAGCCATGGGcaggaaaagaccaaaagacccaGAGAAAACAACTCCAAGAAAGCTGAAGAGAGTAAGCAGTCAGGGAACAAAGTCAAGGCAGAAGAGAAGCCAACCATTCCCAGGAGGAAGCGGAAGAAAAACCAACCTGACCTTAGCCAAGAGAACTTTAAAAAGCCTCGCAGCTGCCTAGGCATGCATATGCTGGAGTCTGTGCAGGTGTTCCATGCCCTGGGGAAGAAGACTGATAAGAAAATTAGATTCGCTTCCTCTCACGCCCTGGGAAATTCCAGCAATCTCAAAGACTCCCAGCCATCCACAGCTATCAAGCCATGGCTGGAAACCCCATGTAAGGGTAAGGGTGCTGAGAAAACTCAAATCAAAGCCCAGAAACCAGATGGCAATGCTGAAAAAGAGTGTCCATCTTCATCCCAGTATGAGCTGCCACCTCCTGGGAAGGTCAAGTTGGTACCTCTGCCTTTTCCCAATCTGGACAAGCCTCAAGCTCGACCTGTCCCTCGGAGACCACAGTCTCTGGCCTCACATCGGCCTGCCATGGCTTGCCCTTCCCAACCTGGTTCTACTAACTCAGCTCAACCTACTGCAGCCAATCCATCCCGACCAGCTTCTGCATCTTTGCCAGGTCCTGCCAAACCAGGTTGGCCAGTTGTGACCAACCCAACCCAGCCCAGTGTCCCTCAGGCTGCTGGTCCTAGGCCTGTACCCTACAAAACATCATCTTGCACTTCTCTCCAGCGGGAGCCTGCTCCCCCTGCTGTGACCAAGCACCAGGCCCCACCCAAGCCTCAAAACCAATTTCTACTCCAAGACTTCTGCTTCCAACCAATTCCATGGAGGAAACCCAATGTTCCTGAGCCAGTGATGTCAAAGCTCATCACAAAAGAGCAGAGGCCAGAGCGAGAGGCCATGAAGAGGAAGGCTCAGCAAGAGCGTGAGAACGCTGCCAAATATACCTCTTTGGGGAAAGTGCAGTTTTTCATCGAGAGGGAAAAAGACATGGAAATTGCTCGATACTACGGATATGCAGTATAA